The following proteins come from a genomic window of Papaver somniferum cultivar HN1 unplaced genomic scaffold, ASM357369v1 unplaced-scaffold_65, whole genome shotgun sequence:
- the LOC113343695 gene encoding paired amphipathic helix protein Sin3-like 4 isoform X1, producing MKRSREDVFQVKRTVISSRGEPSGQQQGPGGMSQKLTTNDALAYLKAVKDIFQDKRMKYDEFLEVMKDFKAQRIDTTGVIARVKDLFKGHRDLILGFNTFLPKGYEIHLVTEDEPPPKKPVEFEEAINFVNKIKTRFQDDDHVYKSFLDILNMYRKENKSITEVYQEVAILFQLHPDLLDEFTHFLPDTSGTASIHHAPSGRNFPRRESSITPTLRPMQGDKKDRTMTSHLDRHRSVDRPDDQDRRRRDKERERRDDRDRRDRGRDYKDLEHDRDFEQRPHKRKPAPRIEDSNDALHQGDYIQEYTFCEKVKEKLRNPEDYQEFLKCLSIYSNEIISRDELKNLIGDLLGYFPDLMSGFNEFLEQCERKGDGYLTGFMSKKSLWNENLPRHPKIENRDKVRDREREERDREREKERVDRNLSAAGHKVTTPNRDSRGEKYMAKPISELDLSNCQRCTPSYRLLPKNYPIPSASQRSELGAQVLNDFWVSVTSGSEDYSFKHMRKNQYEESLFRCEDDRFELDMLLESVDAATRRVEELLDKINDNTIKPESPIRIEDHFTALNLRCIERLYGDHGLDVMDVLRKNASLALPVILSRLKQKQEEWSRCRTDFNKVWAEIYSKNYHKSLDHRSFYFKQQDTKSLSTKALIAEIKEINEKKHKEDDVLLAIAAGNRRPIIPNLEFEYSDPDVHEDLYQLIKYSCGEVCSSTEQLDKVMRLWTTFLEPMMGVPSRPLGAEDTEDVVKDRNGVTKSVPSFDECNGDATLGSPKQVNSPRHGDDKDGTHGSRRSESTPSGTSQLGKGQNNVSMPEEASGVDVQAPLKEQPASLNTSLAIKSEQSSGKATIETVSGLCTTPSKTAHAAVENGLESRLNNEALPAEQDGDSKRPILSNGMAEGSKVQKHHDDSVVNFKVEREEGELSPAGDFEEDNFVVYGDANNGAVSKAKNSASGVQYQVKNSDKGSCREVRAVNEADAEDVGDGEESAQRSTEDSENASEAGEDVSGSESADGEEGSREEHEEDAENDAKAESEGEAEGMADADDVDEDGTVVPFSERFLMTVKPLTKHVPPVLGDKEKKDSRIFYGNDSYYVLFRLHQTLFERILSAKINSLSSDKKWRTSKETGSPDLYARFLSALYSLLDGSSDNTKFEDDCRALIGTQSYVLFTLDKLICKLVKQLQTAAADEVDSKLLQLQTYENSRRPGKFVDLVYHENARVLLHDENIYRFECTSSPTHLSIQLMDCSREKPEVTAVSMDPHFSSYLHSDFLSVLPDRKEAHDVFLPRNKRKYACGEEISGAYNAMDGVRVVNGLECKISCVTSKVSYVLDTEDFFFRIKRKLKNVTEGTTSSTCHEQSKPLNRYALRIERYQKFLSGS from the exons ATGAAAAGAAGTAGAGAGGATGTTTTTCAAGTGAAAAGGACAGTAATTTCCTCTAGAGGCGAACC CTCCGGGCAACAACAGGGTCCCGGAGGCATGTCACAGAAACTAACAACCAATGATGCTCTTGCATACTTGAAAGCTGTGAAGGACATATTTCAAGATAAAAGGATGAAATATGATGAATTCCTTGAAGTAATGAAAGACTTCAAGGCTCAGAG AATTGACACCACTGGTGTTATAGCAAGGGTCAAAGATTTATTTAAAGGCCACCGAGACCTTATATTGGGGTTCAATACCTTTTTGCCTAAAGGATATGAGATTCACCTTGTAACGGAGGATGAACCTCCTCCGAAGAAGCCTGTTGAATTCGAGGAAGCCATCAATTTTGTAAACAAAATAAAG ACAAGGTTCCAAGATGATGATCATGTGTACAAGTCATTCTTAGATATTTTAAATATGTACCGGAAGGAGAACAAGTCCATTACAGAGGTTTACCAAGAG GTTGCAATTCTTTTTCAACTTCATCCTGACTTGCTCGATGAATTCACACATTTCTTACCAGATACTTCTGGCACAGCCTCTATTCATCATGCTCCATCAGGCAGAAATTTTCCTCGTCGGGAGAGTTCTATTACACCTACTCTGAGGCCAATGCAAGGGGATAAG AAGGATAGGACTATGACTTCCCACCTCGACCGCCACCGCAGTGTGGACCGTCCTGATGACCAGGATAGGCGTAGACGTGATAAGGAGAGAGAGAGGAGAGATGATAGGGATAGAAGAGACCGTGGTAGGGATTATAAGGATCTTGAGCATGATAGAGACTTCGAGCAGCGGCCCCACAAACGGAAACCTGCACCAAGGATTGAAGACTCCAATGATGCGTTACATCAAG GTGACTACATTCAAGAATACACTTTCTGTGAGAAAGTGAAGGAGAAGTTACGAAATCCCGAAGATTACCAAGAATTCCTAAAATGCCTTAGTATTTATAGCAATGAGATCATTTCAAGAGATGAACTTAAAAATTTG ATTGGTGATTTGCTCGGATACTTTCCTGATCTTATGTCTGGGTTTAACGAATTTCTGGAACAGTGTGAGAGGAAAGGGG ATGGATACCTTACTGGCTTTATGAGCAAAA AATCCTTGTGGAATGAGAATTTACCTAGACATCCTAAGATTGAGAACAGGGATAAAGTACGAGACCGTGAAAGGGAGGAGAGGGATCGAGAACGAGAAAAGGAAAGAGTTGATAGAAATTTATCAGCAGCGGGTCACAAGGTTACAACCCCAAACAGGGACAGCAGGGGGGAGAAGTACATGGCGAAACCCATATCTGAGCTTGACCTCTCTAACTGTCAACGTTGTACCCCAAGTTATCGGCTTTTGCCGAAGAAT TATCCAATACCTTCAGCCAGCCAGAGGAGTGAGCTTGGAGCTCAAGtattgaatgacttttgggtatCTGTAACTTCAGGAAGCGAGGATTACTCTTTCAAACATATGCGCAAAAATCAATATGAAGAAAGTCTGTTTAGATGTGAAGATGACAG ATTCGAACTGGATATGCTGTTAGAGTCTGTTGATGCAGCCACTAGGCGTGTGGAGGAATTGTTGGATAAGATTAATGACAATACTATCAAGCCAGAAAGCCCAATACGTATTGAGGATCACTTTACTG CTCTAAATCTAAGGTGTATTGAACGCTTATATGGTGACCATGGGCTGGATGTGATGGATGTATTACGTAAAAATGCTAGTCTTGCTTTGCCTGTTATATTAAGCCGCTTGAAGCAAAAACAAGAAGAATGGTCCAGGTGTCGCACAGATTTCAATAAAGTTTGGGCTGAAATTTATTCCAAGAACTATCACAAATCTCTGGACCACCGTAGCTTCTATTTCAAACAACAGGACACGAAGAGCTTGAGTACTAAAG CCTTGATTGCAGAGATTAAAGAGATTAACGAGAAAAAGCATAAGGAGGATGATGTACTTCTTGCTATTGCTGCTGGGAACAGAAGACCTATCATTCCAAATCTGGAGTTTGAGTACTCTGACCCAGATGTACATGAAGACTTGTATCAGCTTATCAAATATTCATGTGGGGAGGTTTGCTCGTCTACAGAACAGCTGGATAAAGTCATGAGGCTGTGGACGACCTTCTTGGAGCCCATGATGGGTGTCCCTTCTCGTCCACTTGGTGCCGAGGACACAGAGGATGTTGTGAAGGATAGAAATGGTGTTACCAAAAGTGTACCTAGTTTTGATGAATGTAATGGCGATGCTACCCTTGGAAGTCCCAAGCAAGTGAACTCTCCTAGACATGGAGATGACAAAGATGGTACTCATGGTTCTCGTAGGAGTGAAAGCACTCCTTCTGGTACTTCTCAGCTCGGAAAAGGGCAGAATAATGTGTCCATGCCTGAAGAAGCATCTGGAGTTGATGTACAAGCTCCTCTTAAAGAACAACCAGCAAGTTTAAATACCTCCCTTGCTATTAAATCAGAGCAAAGTAGTGGCAAGGCCACCATTGAAACTGTCTCAG GTCTTTGCACGACACCTTCCAAGACTGCTCATGCTGCTGTTGAGAATGGGCTCGAGTCCCGGCTCAATAATGAAGCTTTACCTGCAGAG CAGGATGGTGACAGTAAAAGACCAATTTTATCAAATGGCATGGCAGAAGGTTCCAAAGTGCAAAAACATCATGATGATTCTGTTGTTAACTTCAAAGTTGAAAGAGAGGAAGGTGAACTATCACCTGCTGGAGATTTTGAGGAGGATAATTTTGTAGTCTACGGAGATGCTAACAATGGAGCCGTGTCTAAAGCAAAGAATAGTGCATCAGGTGTACAGTATCAAGTTAAAAATAGTGACAAAGGAAGCTGTAGGGAGGTGCGAGCAGTAAATGAAGCAGATGCTGAGGATGTAGGTGACGGTGAGGAAAGTGCGCAAAGGTCTACCGAGGATAGTGAAAATGCTTCTGAGGCTGGTGAAGATGTTTCAGGCAGCGAGTCTGCTGATGGTGAGGAAGGCTCtcgtgaagaacatgaagaagatgCAGAAAATGATGCAAAAGCTGAAAGTGAAGGCGAGGCAGAAGGGATGGCTGACGCAGATGATGTTGACGAAGATGGCACGGTAGTGCCATTTTCTGAACGTTTTCTAATGACAGTGAAGCCTCTCACAAAGCATGTACCTCCGGTGTTAGGTGACAAGGAAAAAAAAGATTCTCGAATTTTTTATGGAAATGATTCGTACTATGTGCTTTTCCGCCTTCATCAA ACACTTTTTGAGAGAATATTGTCAGCAAAGATAAATTCGTTGTCTTCTGATAAGAAATGGAGAACTTCGAAGGAAACTGGTTCTCCTGACCTATATGCAAG ATTTCTGAGTGCTCTATACAGCCTGCTCGACGGATCCTCTGACAACACTAAGTTTGAGGATGATTGTCGAGCTCTTATTGGGACCCAATCATACGTGCTCTTTACGTTGGACAAATTGATATGTAAACTTGTGAAGCAG CTTCAAACCGCTGCAGCTGACGAGGTGGACAGCAAGCTTCTTCAACTACAGACATATGAAAATTCAAGACGACCAGGGAAGTTTGTTGATTTAGTTTATCACGAAAATGCCCGTGTTCTTCTTCATGATGAAAATATATATCGGTTTGAATGT ACTTCCAGTCCAACTCACTTATCAATCCAGTTGATGGACTGTAGTCGTGAAAAGCCCGAAGTCACCGCTGTTTCTATGGATCCTCATTTCTCTTCTTATTTGCACAGTGACTTCCTCTCAGTTCTTCCTGACAGGAAGGAGGCGCATGATGTTTTTCTTCCCAG AAACAAACGAAAATACGCATGCGGGGAAGAAATTTCTGGTGCATACAATGCCATGGATGGAGTTCGAGTTGTCAATGGTTTGGAGTGCAAGATATCTTGCGTTACATCCAAG GTCTCTTATGTTCTAGACACCGAAGATTTCTTCTTTCGgattaaaagaaaactgaaaaatgtAACAGAGGGTACCACCAGCTCAACATGTCACGAGCAATCAAAGCCCTTAAATCGTTATGCTCTAAGAATAGAACGATACCAAAAGTTCCTGTCTGGATCCTAA
- the LOC113343695 gene encoding paired amphipathic helix protein Sin3-like 4 isoform X2, producing the protein MKRSREDVFQVKRTVISSRGEPSGQQQGPGGMSQKLTTNDALAYLKAVKDIFQDKRMKYDEFLEVMKDFKAQRIDTTGVIARVKDLFKGHRDLILGFNTFLPKGYEIHLVTEDEPPPKKPVEFEEAINFVNKIKTRFQDDDHVYKSFLDILNMYRKENKSITEVYQEVAILFQLHPDLLDEFTHFLPDTSGTASIHHAPSGRNFPRRESSITPTLRPMQGDKKDRTMTSHLDRHRSVDRPDDQDRRRRDKERERRDDRDRRDRGRDYKDLEHDRDFEQRPHKRKPAPRIEDSNDALHQGDYIQEYTFCEKVKEKLRNPEDYQEFLKCLSIYSNEIISRDELKNLIGDLLGYFPDLMSGFNEFLEQCERKGDGYLTGFMSKKSLWNENLPRHPKIENRDKVRDREREERDREREKERVDRNLSAAGHKVTTPNRDSRGEKYMAKPISELDLSNCQRCTPSYRLLPKNYPIPSASQRSELGAQVLNDFWVSVTSGSEDYSFKHMRKNQYEESLFRCEDDRFELDMLLESVDAATRRVEELLDKINDNTIKPESPIRIEDHFTALNLRCIERLYGDHGLDVMDVLRKNASLALPVILSRLKQKQEEWSRCRTDFNKVWAEIYSKNYHKSLDHRSFYFKQQDTKSLSTKALIAEIKEINEKKHKEDDVLLAIAAGNRRPIIPNLEFEYSDPDVHEDLYQLIKYSCGEVCSSTEQLDKVMRLWTTFLEPMMGVPSRPLGAEDTEDVVKDRNGVTKSVPSFDECNGDATLGSPKQVNSPRHGDDKDGTHGSRRSESTPSGTSQLGKGQNNVSMPEEASGVDVQAPLKEQPASLNTSLAIKSEQSSGKATIETVSGLCTTPSKTAHAAVENGLESRLNNEALPAEDGDSKRPILSNGMAEGSKVQKHHDDSVVNFKVEREEGELSPAGDFEEDNFVVYGDANNGAVSKAKNSASGVQYQVKNSDKGSCREVRAVNEADAEDVGDGEESAQRSTEDSENASEAGEDVSGSESADGEEGSREEHEEDAENDAKAESEGEAEGMADADDVDEDGTVVPFSERFLMTVKPLTKHVPPVLGDKEKKDSRIFYGNDSYYVLFRLHQTLFERILSAKINSLSSDKKWRTSKETGSPDLYARFLSALYSLLDGSSDNTKFEDDCRALIGTQSYVLFTLDKLICKLVKQLQTAAADEVDSKLLQLQTYENSRRPGKFVDLVYHENARVLLHDENIYRFECTSSPTHLSIQLMDCSREKPEVTAVSMDPHFSSYLHSDFLSVLPDRKEAHDVFLPRNKRKYACGEEISGAYNAMDGVRVVNGLECKISCVTSKVSYVLDTEDFFFRIKRKLKNVTEGTTSSTCHEQSKPLNRYALRIERYQKFLSGS; encoded by the exons ATGAAAAGAAGTAGAGAGGATGTTTTTCAAGTGAAAAGGACAGTAATTTCCTCTAGAGGCGAACC CTCCGGGCAACAACAGGGTCCCGGAGGCATGTCACAGAAACTAACAACCAATGATGCTCTTGCATACTTGAAAGCTGTGAAGGACATATTTCAAGATAAAAGGATGAAATATGATGAATTCCTTGAAGTAATGAAAGACTTCAAGGCTCAGAG AATTGACACCACTGGTGTTATAGCAAGGGTCAAAGATTTATTTAAAGGCCACCGAGACCTTATATTGGGGTTCAATACCTTTTTGCCTAAAGGATATGAGATTCACCTTGTAACGGAGGATGAACCTCCTCCGAAGAAGCCTGTTGAATTCGAGGAAGCCATCAATTTTGTAAACAAAATAAAG ACAAGGTTCCAAGATGATGATCATGTGTACAAGTCATTCTTAGATATTTTAAATATGTACCGGAAGGAGAACAAGTCCATTACAGAGGTTTACCAAGAG GTTGCAATTCTTTTTCAACTTCATCCTGACTTGCTCGATGAATTCACACATTTCTTACCAGATACTTCTGGCACAGCCTCTATTCATCATGCTCCATCAGGCAGAAATTTTCCTCGTCGGGAGAGTTCTATTACACCTACTCTGAGGCCAATGCAAGGGGATAAG AAGGATAGGACTATGACTTCCCACCTCGACCGCCACCGCAGTGTGGACCGTCCTGATGACCAGGATAGGCGTAGACGTGATAAGGAGAGAGAGAGGAGAGATGATAGGGATAGAAGAGACCGTGGTAGGGATTATAAGGATCTTGAGCATGATAGAGACTTCGAGCAGCGGCCCCACAAACGGAAACCTGCACCAAGGATTGAAGACTCCAATGATGCGTTACATCAAG GTGACTACATTCAAGAATACACTTTCTGTGAGAAAGTGAAGGAGAAGTTACGAAATCCCGAAGATTACCAAGAATTCCTAAAATGCCTTAGTATTTATAGCAATGAGATCATTTCAAGAGATGAACTTAAAAATTTG ATTGGTGATTTGCTCGGATACTTTCCTGATCTTATGTCTGGGTTTAACGAATTTCTGGAACAGTGTGAGAGGAAAGGGG ATGGATACCTTACTGGCTTTATGAGCAAAA AATCCTTGTGGAATGAGAATTTACCTAGACATCCTAAGATTGAGAACAGGGATAAAGTACGAGACCGTGAAAGGGAGGAGAGGGATCGAGAACGAGAAAAGGAAAGAGTTGATAGAAATTTATCAGCAGCGGGTCACAAGGTTACAACCCCAAACAGGGACAGCAGGGGGGAGAAGTACATGGCGAAACCCATATCTGAGCTTGACCTCTCTAACTGTCAACGTTGTACCCCAAGTTATCGGCTTTTGCCGAAGAAT TATCCAATACCTTCAGCCAGCCAGAGGAGTGAGCTTGGAGCTCAAGtattgaatgacttttgggtatCTGTAACTTCAGGAAGCGAGGATTACTCTTTCAAACATATGCGCAAAAATCAATATGAAGAAAGTCTGTTTAGATGTGAAGATGACAG ATTCGAACTGGATATGCTGTTAGAGTCTGTTGATGCAGCCACTAGGCGTGTGGAGGAATTGTTGGATAAGATTAATGACAATACTATCAAGCCAGAAAGCCCAATACGTATTGAGGATCACTTTACTG CTCTAAATCTAAGGTGTATTGAACGCTTATATGGTGACCATGGGCTGGATGTGATGGATGTATTACGTAAAAATGCTAGTCTTGCTTTGCCTGTTATATTAAGCCGCTTGAAGCAAAAACAAGAAGAATGGTCCAGGTGTCGCACAGATTTCAATAAAGTTTGGGCTGAAATTTATTCCAAGAACTATCACAAATCTCTGGACCACCGTAGCTTCTATTTCAAACAACAGGACACGAAGAGCTTGAGTACTAAAG CCTTGATTGCAGAGATTAAAGAGATTAACGAGAAAAAGCATAAGGAGGATGATGTACTTCTTGCTATTGCTGCTGGGAACAGAAGACCTATCATTCCAAATCTGGAGTTTGAGTACTCTGACCCAGATGTACATGAAGACTTGTATCAGCTTATCAAATATTCATGTGGGGAGGTTTGCTCGTCTACAGAACAGCTGGATAAAGTCATGAGGCTGTGGACGACCTTCTTGGAGCCCATGATGGGTGTCCCTTCTCGTCCACTTGGTGCCGAGGACACAGAGGATGTTGTGAAGGATAGAAATGGTGTTACCAAAAGTGTACCTAGTTTTGATGAATGTAATGGCGATGCTACCCTTGGAAGTCCCAAGCAAGTGAACTCTCCTAGACATGGAGATGACAAAGATGGTACTCATGGTTCTCGTAGGAGTGAAAGCACTCCTTCTGGTACTTCTCAGCTCGGAAAAGGGCAGAATAATGTGTCCATGCCTGAAGAAGCATCTGGAGTTGATGTACAAGCTCCTCTTAAAGAACAACCAGCAAGTTTAAATACCTCCCTTGCTATTAAATCAGAGCAAAGTAGTGGCAAGGCCACCATTGAAACTGTCTCAG GTCTTTGCACGACACCTTCCAAGACTGCTCATGCTGCTGTTGAGAATGGGCTCGAGTCCCGGCTCAATAATGAAGCTTTACCTGCAGAG GATGGTGACAGTAAAAGACCAATTTTATCAAATGGCATGGCAGAAGGTTCCAAAGTGCAAAAACATCATGATGATTCTGTTGTTAACTTCAAAGTTGAAAGAGAGGAAGGTGAACTATCACCTGCTGGAGATTTTGAGGAGGATAATTTTGTAGTCTACGGAGATGCTAACAATGGAGCCGTGTCTAAAGCAAAGAATAGTGCATCAGGTGTACAGTATCAAGTTAAAAATAGTGACAAAGGAAGCTGTAGGGAGGTGCGAGCAGTAAATGAAGCAGATGCTGAGGATGTAGGTGACGGTGAGGAAAGTGCGCAAAGGTCTACCGAGGATAGTGAAAATGCTTCTGAGGCTGGTGAAGATGTTTCAGGCAGCGAGTCTGCTGATGGTGAGGAAGGCTCtcgtgaagaacatgaagaagatgCAGAAAATGATGCAAAAGCTGAAAGTGAAGGCGAGGCAGAAGGGATGGCTGACGCAGATGATGTTGACGAAGATGGCACGGTAGTGCCATTTTCTGAACGTTTTCTAATGACAGTGAAGCCTCTCACAAAGCATGTACCTCCGGTGTTAGGTGACAAGGAAAAAAAAGATTCTCGAATTTTTTATGGAAATGATTCGTACTATGTGCTTTTCCGCCTTCATCAA ACACTTTTTGAGAGAATATTGTCAGCAAAGATAAATTCGTTGTCTTCTGATAAGAAATGGAGAACTTCGAAGGAAACTGGTTCTCCTGACCTATATGCAAG ATTTCTGAGTGCTCTATACAGCCTGCTCGACGGATCCTCTGACAACACTAAGTTTGAGGATGATTGTCGAGCTCTTATTGGGACCCAATCATACGTGCTCTTTACGTTGGACAAATTGATATGTAAACTTGTGAAGCAG CTTCAAACCGCTGCAGCTGACGAGGTGGACAGCAAGCTTCTTCAACTACAGACATATGAAAATTCAAGACGACCAGGGAAGTTTGTTGATTTAGTTTATCACGAAAATGCCCGTGTTCTTCTTCATGATGAAAATATATATCGGTTTGAATGT ACTTCCAGTCCAACTCACTTATCAATCCAGTTGATGGACTGTAGTCGTGAAAAGCCCGAAGTCACCGCTGTTTCTATGGATCCTCATTTCTCTTCTTATTTGCACAGTGACTTCCTCTCAGTTCTTCCTGACAGGAAGGAGGCGCATGATGTTTTTCTTCCCAG AAACAAACGAAAATACGCATGCGGGGAAGAAATTTCTGGTGCATACAATGCCATGGATGGAGTTCGAGTTGTCAATGGTTTGGAGTGCAAGATATCTTGCGTTACATCCAAG GTCTCTTATGTTCTAGACACCGAAGATTTCTTCTTTCGgattaaaagaaaactgaaaaatgtAACAGAGGGTACCACCAGCTCAACATGTCACGAGCAATCAAAGCCCTTAAATCGTTATGCTCTAAGAATAGAACGATACCAAAAGTTCCTGTCTGGATCCTAA
- the LOC113343665 gene encoding uncharacterized protein LOC113343665, with protein sequence MWLTHPHLKQIVESAWSQQNDSEPTLNLQLKLITTGQILMEWNKETFGHLPNLIKKSTAQIQRAQHQCAITYGDDLEYWITREKELRSQHLNLLECHATYWKQRFRILWLQSGDNNTTFFHTKATIHRSRNNIQQLQDPQNKWVSEKDQVIQIILDHFTNQYTAPPTTIDETLFAEITPRLTPAQCDKLSAEVMIAEIKQALFSINSESAPGPDGYTSKFFKVFWETTQV encoded by the coding sequence ATGTGGCTTACCCACCCGCATCTTAAGCAAATTGTTGAATCAGCTTGGTCTCAGCAGAACGATTCGGAACCAACTCTAAATCTACAGCTAAAGCTAATCACAACTGGACAAATTCTTATGGAATGGAACAAGGAAACCTTTGGTCATCTCCCAAACTTGATTAAGAAATCAACAGCTCAAATCCAACGGGCCCAGCATCAGTGCGCGATTACATATGGGGACGATCTTGAGTACTGGATAACACGAGAGAAAGAACTTCGTAGTCAACATTTAAACTTACTTGAATGCCATGCAACATATTGGAAGCAAAGATTCAGGATACTATGGCTTCAATCTGGAGATAATAATACGACGTTCTTCCACACGAAAGCAACTATCCATCGAAGTCGCAATAATATTCAGCAACTCCAGGATCCTCAAAATAAATGGGTAAGCGAAAAGGATCAAGTAATTCAGATCATCCTTGATCATTTCACCAACCAATACACAGCTCCTCCTACAACAATAGATGAGACGTTATTTGCGGAAATCACGCCAAGATTAACACCAGCTCAATGTGACAAACTTTCAGCAGAAGTCATGATAGCAGAAATCAAACAAGCTTTGTTCTCAATAAATTCTGAAAGTGCTCCTGGACCAGATGGATACACCAGTAAGTTCTTTAAAGTTTTTTGGGAAACTACACAAGTTTAG
- the LOC113343635 gene encoding uncharacterized protein LOC113343635, with translation MSSESTMNASAPALPKDFGKKKRGNRLAKLKQCKLDAKREQWLSQGKNKGKNGTLPSPVINQNHEKEETPSKNSETRSRGGEDSSLHDSDLEFLTYSPTNSSVSGSKDSRKNLHIGGSSSSSSSCGSCSVSVSDEEDVRGEDDDDGCLDDWEAIADALTAEDLKVQNPSLELPSGSADDLGKEGRVGALKPDCSKKIGQKVVTNCRAWRPDDVFRPQSLPNLAKQYSFPMNSERHFGRGGMNQGCHGISSQPSSCPICYEDLDLTDTSFLPCLCGFHLCLFCHKRILEADGRCPGCRKQYDSGNGENGIGGGAQKFRLARSCSMTGA, from the exons ATGAGTTCTGAGTCCACCATGAACGCTTCTGCTCCTGCATTGCCTAAGGATTTCGGCAAGAAAAAAAGG GGTAATAGGTTGGCAAAATTGAAGCAGTGTAAGCTTGATGCAAAGCGTGAGCAATGGCTATCTCAAg GGAAAAATAAGGGTAAAAATGGGACTCTGCCATCTCCCGTTATCAATCAGAATCATGAAAAGGAAGAGACTCCATCAAAGAATTCTGAAACTAGGTCAAGAGGTGGGGAAGATTCCAGTTTGCATGATAGTGATTTggagtttctgacttatagtccAACAAATAGTAGTGTTTCAGGAAGTAAAGATTCAAGGAAGAATCTTCACATTGGaggaagtagcagcagcagcagtagttgCGGAAGTTGTTCGGTCAGCgttagtgatgaagaagatgttcgaggtgaagatgatgatgatggatgTCTTGATGATTGGGAAGCTATAGCGGATGCGTTGACAGCTGAGGATCTTAAggttcaaaaccctagtttggaatTACCTTCCGGATCTGCTGATGATCTTGGTAAGGAGGGTCGAGTTGGTGCTCTGAAACCAGATTGTAGCAAGAAGATAGGTCAGAAAGTGGTTACGAATTGTCGTGCATGGAGACCTGATGATGTTTTTCGTCCTCAGAGTTTACCCAATCTCGCGAAGCAGTATAGTTTCCCTATGAACTCGGAAAGGCACTTTGGTCGTGGAGGTATGAATCAGGGTTGTCATGGTATAAGTTCACAGCCTTCGTCCTGCCCCATTTGTTATGAAGATCTGGATCTTACGGACACGAGTTTTCTTCCCTGTTTGTGTGGATTTCACCTTTGCCTTTTCTGTCATAAGAGGATTTTGGAAGCGGATGGACGTTGCCCTGGTTGTAGGAAGCAGTATGATTCTGGAAACGGAGAGAATGGTATTGGTGGTGGAGCTCAAAAGTTCCGCTTGGCTCGTTCTTGTAGCATGACAGGAGCTTAG